The following are encoded in a window of Paenibacillus polymyxa genomic DNA:
- a CDS encoding MFS transporter, translated as MSSSLRVHYFILIAVIIVAGLCQGLLLPILSISLEQMGVSSSLNGMNAAALYIGSFAMTLVAERTLGWLGFKKLMAGGLVLVLVTLLLFPLIPDIRVWFILRLLVGIGDSALHYSAQLWILLVTPAEKRGRNISFYGMSYGLGFALGPLGLWLLDYGMLVPFAALALLCLLVLLLVLIKLPDSRPEKLESEARPTQRFRRSYSWAWYALLPAFLYGYMEASLNSNFPVYGLRIGFHTDEIAALLPFVSLGGLVLQLPLGILSDRWGRKKVLMSVGIAGGMTFMLLPWSGNQFMFTLILLTLAGGLVGSFFSLGLAYAADLLPKSFLAAANVLASFHFNLGSVIGPNISGGLLDFGTQGSMFLVLGGSYVVFGLLGLVSRKRVTAV; from the coding sequence ATGTCGTCGTCGTTACGGGTTCATTATTTTATTTTAATTGCTGTTATTATTGTTGCCGGATTATGCCAAGGTTTATTATTACCTATTCTGTCTATCTCATTGGAACAAATGGGAGTTTCATCTTCACTAAACGGAATGAATGCGGCTGCCCTGTATATTGGTTCATTCGCAATGACGTTGGTGGCAGAACGGACATTGGGGTGGTTAGGGTTCAAAAAGCTGATGGCCGGAGGGCTTGTGCTAGTGCTCGTTACGCTGCTGCTATTCCCGCTAATCCCTGATATTCGGGTATGGTTCATACTGCGTCTGCTAGTAGGTATTGGTGACAGTGCATTGCACTACTCTGCGCAGCTATGGATATTGCTGGTGACTCCAGCAGAGAAGCGAGGCCGCAACATTTCCTTTTATGGTATGTCATACGGTCTGGGTTTTGCATTAGGACCATTGGGATTATGGCTACTCGATTATGGAATGCTGGTTCCATTCGCTGCGTTGGCCTTATTATGTTTGCTTGTTTTGTTATTGGTGTTAATAAAGCTGCCGGACTCCAGACCGGAGAAGCTGGAGTCCGAGGCGCGTCCCACTCAAAGATTTCGCCGTAGCTACAGCTGGGCATGGTACGCTCTTTTGCCTGCATTTCTATACGGCTATATGGAAGCGAGCCTGAACAGTAACTTTCCAGTCTATGGCCTGCGTATTGGCTTTCATACCGATGAAATCGCCGCCTTGCTGCCGTTCGTCAGTTTGGGAGGATTAGTGCTGCAGCTACCGCTAGGGATATTGAGTGACCGTTGGGGACGTAAAAAGGTGCTAATGAGCGTAGGTATAGCAGGGGGAATGACCTTTATGTTGCTACCTTGGAGCGGCAATCAATTTATGTTCACTTTGATATTGCTGACCCTAGCAGGTGGTTTAGTAGGCTCCTTTTTCTCCCTCGGTTTGGCCTATGCCGCTGATCTGCTGCCCAAATCATTTTTAGCAGCCGCGAATGTACTGGCATCCTTTCATTTTAATCTGGGAAGTGTGATCGGACCTAATATTAGCGGAGGGTTGCTGGACTTTGGAACCCAAGGCAGTATGTTTCTTGTCCTTGGAGGTAGTTACGTTGTTTTCGGATTGTTAGGTTTGGTTTCCAGAAAAAGAGTAACGGCGGTTTAA
- a CDS encoding sensor histidine kinase, translated as MIKKGIRRQIVLHYFFVVFLALLLVEVIFMFALRSYYYDSIYKHIESRIESVSEFAPKFKEPEQSLQSYLLNTFSLPFTELQLLDEQGNVIDNSTNFAADLSVQTSDVTQALAGDTGKWIGKQPSTGQQVMAVSQKLDNIVGDQVYVIRYTTSLELVNDKLFTITLFSLGIMAAVLVIVFVVSTGLANSIVRPINNIRDVSAQMAQGRFDARIEGDYRYELGELASTLNYMAQEIVRTNQIKDDFISSISHELRTPLTSIKGWSETLNSGGYDPEETKIGMKIISKETDRLIGLVEEILDFSKLEQNAMKLVMGTVDLRELLQEIMLNVWAKAEMKQIKLQLDSEETAYLVHGDGNRLKQVFLNIVDNAIKFSHESSIIFLSLQRMDGNIEISVQDTGIGISAENLARVRDRFFQVDHQNGGTGLGLAISQQFIERHHGQMLIRSELGAGTTITVSLPALQAEQSVEPSQLTEGQI; from the coding sequence ATGATCAAAAAGGGGATTCGCCGACAGATTGTGCTTCACTATTTTTTCGTAGTGTTCTTGGCGCTTCTGTTAGTAGAAGTCATTTTTATGTTTGCACTCCGGTCGTACTATTATGACTCCATTTACAAACATATCGAAAGCCGTATCGAATCGGTAAGTGAATTTGCACCCAAATTCAAAGAGCCGGAACAGTCTTTGCAATCGTATTTGTTAAATACATTTTCTCTACCCTTCACTGAACTGCAATTGCTCGATGAACAGGGAAATGTAATTGATAACTCGACGAATTTTGCAGCAGATCTAAGTGTGCAAACAAGTGATGTTACACAAGCATTAGCTGGAGATACAGGCAAATGGATCGGAAAGCAACCGAGTACGGGGCAGCAGGTGATGGCGGTATCTCAAAAACTTGACAATATCGTCGGAGACCAGGTGTATGTTATTCGGTATACGACTTCGCTGGAATTGGTAAATGATAAGCTGTTTACGATTACGCTGTTTTCTCTTGGCATCATGGCAGCTGTACTGGTTATTGTATTTGTAGTCAGCACAGGGCTCGCGAATTCTATTGTTAGACCGATTAATAATATCCGCGATGTATCTGCTCAGATGGCTCAGGGGAGGTTTGATGCACGCATTGAAGGCGATTATCGTTATGAGTTGGGTGAACTGGCTTCGACTCTGAACTATATGGCACAGGAAATTGTCAGAACAAATCAAATCAAGGATGATTTTATTTCATCCATATCTCATGAATTGCGTACTCCACTTACATCTATTAAGGGTTGGAGTGAAACGTTAAATTCTGGCGGATATGACCCGGAAGAGACGAAAATCGGGATGAAGATTATTTCTAAGGAGACCGATCGGCTGATTGGCTTGGTAGAGGAAATTCTCGATTTTTCCAAGCTGGAGCAAAATGCCATGAAGCTTGTGATGGGAACGGTGGATCTACGGGAGCTTTTACAGGAAATTATGCTGAACGTATGGGCCAAAGCAGAAATGAAGCAGATAAAACTTCAGCTGGATTCGGAGGAAACGGCATATCTCGTCCATGGAGACGGTAACCGTCTAAAACAGGTGTTTTTGAACATTGTGGATAATGCTATCAAGTTTTCGCATGAAAGTTCGATTATTTTTCTGTCTCTACAACGGATGGATGGCAATATCGAGATATCCGTACAAGATACAGGGATTGGAATTAGTGCTGAAAACCTTGCCAGAGTCAGAGATCGCTTTTTCCAGGTAGACCACCAAAACGGTGGTACTGGACTGGGATTGGCCATCTCGCAACAGTTTATCGAGCGCCATCATGGTCAGATGCTCATCAGAAGTGAACTGGGGGCTGGAACTACCATTACGGTTTCATTACCTGCTCTGCAAGCAGAGCAATCCGTGGAACCATCACAACTTACTGAAGGACAGATTTAA
- a CDS encoding type IA DNA topoisomerase, with protein sequence MKTLIIAEKPDMGRTIAAVMEPRAKNNRTYLEGEKYIVTWAIGHLLGLAEPDAYDTKYKRWNIKDLPIIPEQFKIVPNPKTKDQLKIIGELAKRCNAIVNACDAGREGQYIFALIQQQLKLHQPVKRLWISDLTAESIATGFERLRDASEFEFLTQAARARSEADWLIGMNASRAFTTRHNTLLSVGRVQTPVLALIHDREKEIEAFQSQTFYDVWAEFKQDQIKYKGAWQGDRLTKPEEAEAIAAAVRGKTGKITKYDTKQTKEYPFKLYDLTLLQREANAKYGYSAKKTLDVAQALYERHKVISYPRTNSNYVTEQNIDGMHKALRMLGTGPYADLVQQANPNLVHKQNKSVCNPSRVEDHHAILPTLKRPGTLSKEEQNVYDLVIRRFLSHFFPPAEYKMHTVMTQVDKHLFKTNIKELLSLGWKVVLSKVDQDKGKKSKSSKKEDEEETDEWTDKKFEIDAGRPVECVRAEMKEKATQPPKSYTEGTLLKAMESAGKQMENEELREVMKDAGLGTPATRAATIERLKKVGYIEMKGKKILITEKGKMAIDLIRHAGVDLLASPEMTGQWERRLHQISKGEAAQEKFMDNVKRFTLSIIDKVRQQPPAPANAFGEEARGKRAAGKEGARSARASGRTAAKGVGRATSGRGGNAGSATLEQAAPPASRAAGTAGSVARSSSDGHSGISVSQRQALGSCPCSNCGGSIIEGRKGYGCSHYKQGCGFVVWKEYAGKQITETMLKSLLTKGQTQLLSFKRKDESTVKARIILNEPGTGQLSVREES encoded by the coding sequence ATGAAGACGTTGATTATTGCTGAGAAACCAGATATGGGACGGACGATTGCCGCCGTTATGGAGCCGCGGGCAAAAAATAACCGTACCTATTTGGAAGGGGAGAAATACATTGTAACCTGGGCGATCGGACATTTGCTGGGTTTGGCTGAGCCGGATGCATACGATACTAAGTACAAACGATGGAATATTAAGGATCTTCCTATTATCCCTGAGCAGTTCAAAATTGTACCGAATCCGAAAACAAAGGATCAGCTGAAAATAATTGGTGAACTGGCTAAACGCTGCAATGCCATCGTAAATGCTTGTGATGCTGGACGGGAAGGGCAATATATTTTTGCGTTGATTCAACAGCAATTGAAGTTGCATCAGCCAGTTAAGCGACTGTGGATTTCAGATTTGACAGCGGAGAGTATTGCGACAGGCTTTGAACGATTGCGAGATGCTTCAGAATTTGAATTTCTGACTCAAGCTGCAAGGGCACGAAGTGAAGCGGATTGGCTGATCGGAATGAATGCTTCCAGAGCGTTCACAACACGTCATAATACACTGCTGTCAGTAGGACGGGTGCAGACTCCCGTGCTGGCACTGATTCATGACCGGGAAAAGGAAATTGAGGCATTTCAGTCTCAAACCTTCTATGATGTGTGGGCTGAATTCAAGCAAGATCAGATCAAGTACAAAGGTGCGTGGCAGGGGGATCGGCTGACGAAGCCGGAGGAAGCTGAGGCGATCGCTGCGGCCGTTCGCGGAAAAACGGGTAAAATCACCAAATATGACACAAAGCAGACAAAAGAGTATCCTTTTAAATTGTACGATTTAACGTTGCTTCAACGCGAGGCGAATGCCAAGTACGGTTATTCGGCCAAAAAAACACTAGATGTGGCACAAGCGCTTTATGAGCGTCACAAGGTCATTTCCTACCCTCGTACTAATTCTAACTATGTAACAGAGCAAAATATAGACGGCATGCACAAGGCGCTACGGATGCTGGGGACAGGTCCTTATGCTGATCTGGTACAACAAGCCAACCCCAACTTGGTCCATAAACAGAATAAATCGGTCTGCAATCCATCTCGTGTTGAGGATCACCATGCTATTCTGCCAACGTTAAAAAGACCAGGTACGCTAAGCAAGGAGGAACAAAATGTATATGACCTGGTTATTCGTAGGTTTTTGTCGCATTTTTTTCCGCCTGCTGAATATAAAATGCATACCGTAATGACGCAGGTGGACAAGCATCTGTTTAAAACAAATATCAAAGAGCTTCTTTCCTTGGGATGGAAAGTGGTTTTAAGTAAGGTTGACCAGGATAAAGGTAAAAAGAGCAAATCATCGAAAAAAGAGGATGAAGAGGAAACGGACGAGTGGACGGACAAGAAGTTTGAGATTGATGCGGGGCGTCCGGTGGAGTGTGTTCGCGCTGAGATGAAAGAAAAGGCAACTCAGCCCCCCAAAAGCTACACGGAGGGTACATTGCTTAAGGCGATGGAAAGCGCGGGCAAACAGATGGAGAATGAGGAATTACGTGAGGTCATGAAGGATGCCGGCTTAGGCACACCTGCCACACGGGCTGCCACAATTGAACGATTGAAAAAGGTTGGCTATATTGAAATGAAGGGCAAAAAGATTCTTATTACGGAAAAGGGAAAGATGGCTATTGATCTGATCCGTCATGCCGGGGTTGATCTATTAGCCTCGCCGGAGATGACAGGTCAATGGGAACGTCGTCTACATCAAATTTCCAAGGGTGAGGCGGCTCAGGAGAAATTTATGGATAACGTTAAAAGATTTACGTTGTCCATCATTGACAAGGTGAGGCAGCAGCCACCGGCTCCGGCCAATGCCTTTGGCGAGGAAGCAAGGGGGAAGCGTGCGGCTGGAAAAGAAGGCGCACGTAGTGCACGTGCGAGTGGACGCACCGCCGCCAAGGGGGTGGGGCGTGCTACATCAGGACGCGGTGGTAACGCTGGAAGCGCAACGCTGGAGCAAGCAGCACCACCAGCAAGTCGTGCTGCAGGAACAGCAGGTTCCGTTGCACGCAGCTCTTCCGACGGACACTCAGGCATTTCAGTGAGCCAAAGGCAAGCTTTGGGTAGCTGCCCATGCTCTAATTGTGGCGGAAGCATTATTGAAGGGCGTAAAGGGTATGGGTGCAGCCACTACAAGCAGGGCTGTGGTTTTGTCGTCTGGAAGGAATATGCTGGCAAGCAGATTACCGAAACGATGCTCAAGTCTCTGTTGACAAAGGGACAGACGCAATTGTTGTCTTTTAAGCGTAAAGATGAATCGACCGTCAAAGCGCGAATTATTCTGAATGAACCAGGTACAGGACAACTTAGCGTTCGAGAGGAATCCTGA
- the glgB gene encoding 1,4-alpha-glucan branching protein GlgB, with translation MTDQTLPQQAISSEDIYLFHEGTLYHSYRSLGSHLTVENGEQGVRFTVWAPHALHVGLATDRNNWNGEQDSLYRVPKSGFWSRFFPGISQGIFYKYDITGANGERFLKADPYAVRAEVRPATASVVASIDGYAWNDAIWRRKRRAPYGKPLHIYELHLGTWKQKEDGTFYTYREIAELLVPYVTDMGYTHIELMPLSEHPYDLSWGYQLTGYFALTSRYGEPHDFMYLVDRCHQAGIGVLMDWVPAHFAKDAHGLRLFDGSPLFEYADPLIAEKPGWGTLTFDYSKPEVRSFLISNALFWMDVYHIDGLRVDAVTSMLRLDFEKQDGQYRFNSKGGIENEEAIAFLQQLNETVFRYYPYALMMAEESSAWPMVTSPVSDGGLGFNYKWNMGWMNDTLDYIETDFDQRPERHNLLTFPIAYAYSENFTLPLSHDEVVHGKKSLLDKMPGSYEQKFAGLRALLGYQITSPGKKLLFMGGEFGQFIEWKDEEQLDWFLLDYDSHRSLHAYTKALNHLYIQEKALWELDHSWDGYQWIEAEDRGQSVITYLRKGKKPGDTLVVLINFQPVPRENYRIGLEKAGSYIELLNSDHKDFGGNSQLNTGVIRTASIPCHGQLHSLEVTIPPLSIVVLKKAPRRPKKAD, from the coding sequence ATGACAGACCAAACTCTTCCGCAACAGGCTATTTCATCAGAAGATATTTATTTGTTTCATGAAGGAACGCTTTATCACAGCTACCGATCTTTGGGTTCCCACCTTACTGTGGAGAACGGAGAACAGGGCGTCCGCTTTACGGTCTGGGCTCCTCATGCTCTCCATGTCGGGCTTGCTACAGATCGCAACAACTGGAATGGGGAACAGGATTCCTTATATAGGGTTCCCAAATCCGGTTTTTGGAGTCGTTTTTTTCCGGGGATATCCCAAGGAATTTTTTACAAATACGACATTACGGGTGCAAATGGTGAACGATTTCTGAAAGCAGACCCTTACGCGGTACGTGCTGAAGTGAGACCGGCAACGGCTTCTGTGGTAGCTTCTATAGATGGTTATGCTTGGAACGATGCGATTTGGCGCCGAAAACGTAGAGCACCTTATGGAAAGCCTCTGCACATATACGAGCTTCATCTGGGCACTTGGAAGCAAAAAGAAGATGGTACGTTTTATACATACAGGGAAATAGCTGAGCTTCTTGTGCCTTATGTGACCGATATGGGGTATACACATATTGAGCTGATGCCGCTGAGTGAACATCCGTATGATCTTTCCTGGGGCTACCAGCTTACCGGATATTTTGCACTCACAAGCCGTTATGGAGAGCCGCATGATTTTATGTATTTGGTGGATCGTTGCCATCAGGCGGGAATCGGAGTGCTGATGGATTGGGTGCCAGCCCATTTTGCAAAAGATGCTCATGGATTAAGGCTGTTTGACGGATCGCCCCTGTTCGAATACGCGGATCCGCTGATTGCGGAAAAGCCCGGCTGGGGAACGCTGACGTTTGATTACAGCAAGCCGGAGGTGCGTTCTTTCCTGATTTCTAATGCGCTATTCTGGATGGATGTGTACCATATTGACGGCCTGCGCGTAGATGCTGTGACAAGTATGCTACGGCTGGATTTTGAAAAGCAGGACGGTCAATATCGTTTTAACTCTAAAGGAGGCATTGAAAATGAGGAGGCTATTGCCTTCCTTCAACAACTGAATGAAACAGTATTCCGCTATTATCCGTATGCTCTGATGATGGCAGAGGAGTCCAGTGCCTGGCCGATGGTGACTTCCCCGGTAAGCGATGGAGGACTCGGTTTTAATTACAAGTGGAATATGGGCTGGATGAACGATACGCTTGATTATATCGAAACGGATTTCGATCAAAGGCCAGAGCGCCATAATTTGCTGACATTCCCCATAGCTTATGCGTACAGCGAGAATTTTACACTGCCGTTGTCGCACGATGAGGTTGTTCATGGTAAGAAGTCGCTGCTTGATAAAATGCCAGGTAGCTATGAGCAAAAATTTGCCGGGCTTCGAGCGCTTCTCGGTTACCAAATCACCTCACCGGGCAAAAAGCTCTTATTTATGGGAGGGGAATTCGGCCAATTCATCGAATGGAAGGATGAAGAGCAGCTTGACTGGTTTCTGCTGGATTATGATAGTCACCGTTCGCTGCACGCTTATACGAAAGCGCTGAATCATTTGTATATTCAGGAAAAGGCGTTATGGGAACTGGATCATTCGTGGGATGGATATCAGTGGATTGAAGCGGAGGACCGTGGGCAGAGCGTAATTACGTATTTACGTAAAGGTAAAAAGCCGGGAGATACACTGGTCGTGCTAATTAACTTTCAGCCCGTGCCCAGAGAGAACTATCGAATTGGGCTGGAAAAGGCCGGGAGTTATATCGAACTGCTGAACAGTGATCATAAGGACTTTGGGGGAAATAGCCAGCTAAATACCGGAGTGATACGGACCGCCTCCATTCCTTGCCACGGACAGCTTCACAGCTTGGAGGTGACCATACCACCCTTAAGCATCGTTGTACTCAAGAAAGCGCCTCGGAGGCCTAAAAAAGCAGATTAA
- a CDS encoding phosphonate ABC transporter ATP-binding protein encodes MIKIRKLTKQVGPERTQLLRGIDAEIHQGEFIAIVGPSGSGKTTLLRCLALQEPWDEGSLIVGGNDVLKSGWTGKKKIKREWAYLEQNPHLNMNRTALKNVLIGRSGQTPMWRMVTGMVRSDDYMGAMDVLEDLGLLDKAHDKCDKLSGGERQRVATARALVHGAKVILADEPVNGLDPASAAHVLETFRKLCSDERVTIMTVLPLEMAEHFASRIWGLNDGELVFDIQGRRLTQAEKNKL; translated from the coding sequence ATGATTAAAATTCGGAAGCTGACCAAGCAAGTGGGGCCTGAACGGACCCAGCTACTTCGAGGAATTGATGCTGAAATTCATCAGGGCGAATTTATTGCCATAGTGGGGCCAAGTGGAAGCGGCAAAACAACGCTGCTTCGCTGTCTTGCTTTACAAGAGCCATGGGATGAAGGCAGTTTAATTGTAGGTGGCAATGATGTGCTGAAATCCGGGTGGACGGGCAAGAAGAAAATAAAGCGGGAATGGGCATACCTGGAGCAAAACCCGCATCTAAATATGAATCGAACCGCTCTTAAAAATGTGCTCATTGGCAGATCCGGTCAAACTCCAATGTGGAGAATGGTGACGGGTATGGTGCGTTCCGACGATTATATGGGAGCGATGGACGTACTGGAGGATCTGGGTCTGCTGGATAAGGCGCATGATAAATGTGACAAGCTCAGCGGTGGCGAGCGGCAGCGGGTAGCGACTGCGCGTGCTCTCGTGCACGGAGCTAAAGTTATTTTAGCTGATGAGCCTGTAAATGGACTTGATCCAGCTTCGGCAGCGCATGTATTGGAGACCTTTCGCAAGCTGTGTTCTGACGAGCGGGTGACGATCATGACTGTATTGCCGCTGGAAATGGCTGAACACTTTGCTTCCCGTATATGGGGGTTGAATGATGGTGAGTTGGTGTTTGATATTCAGGGAAGACGATTGACACAAGCAGAAAAGAACAAATTGTGA
- a CDS encoding glucose-1-phosphate adenylyltransferase, with amino-acid sequence MFNKECIAMLLAGGEGRRLAPLTSTIAKPAVPFGGHYRIIDFPLSNCVNSDIDTVGVLTQYEAESLHEHIGDGTPWGLTKTDDKGITLLPSYNTGNAEYLGTADAIHKNIEYIDSQNPEHVLILSGDHIYYMNYREMLNHHKEKGAAATISVMEVPWDEAHRFGVMSADEDLRVTEFAEKPDKPESNLASMGIYLFKWDYLRNYLLEDAQDAQSSHDFGKDIIPKMLADQESLYVYEFQGYWKDVGTVKSLWDSHMDLLEDDCAIDLQRKDWPMYTRERRTRLSAQKVPNRQTQPLGSLLHDSCQVEGRIERSVVFSGVEVGKGSAIKESIVMPDTRIGRNVHIEHAIIGEGAVIRDGAVIKGKPGEIMVIGPNETVFGKMAVRPQTTRMLKEAYERNTRLRAEGFTS; translated from the coding sequence ATGTTTAATAAAGAATGCATTGCCATGCTGCTGGCAGGCGGAGAGGGACGCCGTCTTGCTCCCCTTACTTCAACGATTGCAAAACCCGCCGTACCTTTTGGCGGTCATTACCGGATCATCGATTTTCCTCTCAGTAACTGCGTAAATTCAGACATTGATACTGTAGGTGTCTTGACGCAATATGAGGCAGAATCCTTGCACGAACATATCGGAGATGGAACACCATGGGGTCTTACAAAAACAGATGATAAAGGAATTACCCTGCTTCCATCTTATAACACAGGTAACGCTGAATACTTAGGAACGGCAGATGCTATTCATAAGAATATCGAATATATTGACAGCCAAAATCCGGAGCATGTGCTTATTTTATCCGGTGATCATATTTACTATATGAATTATCGTGAAATGCTGAACCACCATAAGGAAAAAGGAGCTGCGGCTACCATTTCTGTCATGGAGGTACCTTGGGATGAAGCACACCGTTTTGGTGTTATGAGTGCCGATGAAGATCTGCGTGTCACAGAATTTGCAGAGAAACCGGATAAACCGGAAAGTAATTTGGCCTCTATGGGGATTTACCTTTTCAAATGGGATTACTTGAGAAATTACTTGTTAGAAGACGCACAGGATGCTCAATCCAGTCATGATTTTGGTAAAGATATCATCCCTAAAATGTTAGCGGACCAAGAATCCTTGTACGTTTATGAATTCCAGGGCTATTGGAAGGACGTAGGTACCGTTAAAAGCCTATGGGATTCACACATGGATTTGTTAGAGGATGATTGTGCTATCGACCTTCAACGCAAGGACTGGCCGATGTATACACGTGAACGCCGCACAAGGTTGAGCGCACAAAAGGTACCTAACCGTCAAACACAACCATTGGGCAGCTTGTTGCATGATTCCTGCCAAGTAGAGGGTCGAATAGAACGCTCCGTTGTATTTAGTGGTGTCGAGGTAGGTAAAGGTTCAGCCATTAAAGAAAGTATCGTTATGCCTGACACACGCATTGGACGTAACGTCCATATTGAACATGCGATTATTGGTGAAGGTGCTGTGATTCGCGATGGTGCTGTCATTAAAGGTAAACCGGGCGAAATTATGGTCATCGGACCCAATGAAACGGTATTTGGTAAAATGGCGGTACGACCGCAAACTACACGTATGCTGAAAGAAGCTTACGAGCGCAATACACGCTTACGTGCCGAAGGTTTTACTTCATAA
- a CDS encoding HAD family hydrolase, which translates to MSYPKQHILFDLDDTLVHCNKYFDLILNHFFDLLQEWFATHNLTKNTIREKQIEIDVAGVHQVGFASEHFPQSLIDTYQFFSEQFGRRLDSREEQELRSLGRSVYEQEIEPYPGMVETLNSLQKAGHSLHLYTGGEQIIQERKIEQMKLATYFDDRIYIRQHKNVEALEEIIQMNRLDRSITWMIGNSLRTDVSPALAAGIHAVYLKQPKEWIYNMVELQKNVNSVMYTIQKLTEVPRVIHESIQLHQQKRTLG; encoded by the coding sequence ATGTCGTATCCGAAGCAGCACATTTTATTTGATCTTGATGACACCTTAGTCCACTGCAACAAGTATTTTGACCTTATCCTCAACCACTTTTTCGATTTGCTTCAGGAATGGTTTGCAACTCATAACCTAACGAAAAATACGATTCGTGAAAAACAAATCGAAATTGATGTGGCTGGAGTTCATCAGGTGGGCTTTGCCAGCGAGCATTTCCCACAATCTCTGATAGATACGTACCAATTTTTCTCGGAACAATTCGGACGCCGTCTCGATTCACGGGAAGAGCAGGAGCTTCGCTCTCTTGGCCGAAGTGTATACGAACAGGAAATCGAACCGTATCCAGGCATGGTCGAAACGCTGAACTCCCTCCAAAAAGCAGGGCATTCCCTTCATCTTTATACTGGTGGTGAGCAGATCATTCAAGAAAGAAAGATTGAACAAATGAAACTGGCTACCTACTTTGATGACCGCATCTACATTCGTCAGCATAAAAATGTTGAAGCACTGGAAGAAATCATCCAGATGAATCGCTTGGACCGAAGCATCACCTGGATGATCGGGAATTCTCTGCGCACTGATGTATCTCCAGCCCTTGCCGCAGGTATTCATGCTGTCTATCTCAAGCAGCCTAAGGAATGGATTTACAATATGGTTGAATTGCAAAAAAACGTGAACTCCGTGATGTATACGATACAGAAGCTGACGGAAGTACCACGGGTTATCCACGAAAGCATACAATTACATCAACAAAAAAGGACCCTCGGATAG
- a CDS encoding response regulator transcription factor: protein MSKVLIMEDEESIRSFIVINLKRNGFEVLEASEGHEALNILNTVRDIDIALLDVMVPGMDGFEVCRRIRETNERIGIIFLTAKVQEQDKVYALSVGADDHVSKPFSPTELIARIQSLLRRVNVHRETAAKVSFQSGPFTLDLIAKQFKKSGQLIELTPTEFSLIQFFLEKENTPLSRDVLLDHVWGKEYMGDPKIVDVNIRRLRQKIENNPSEPAFLQTVWGHGYKWKGQSQ, encoded by the coding sequence GTGAGTAAAGTTTTAATCATGGAAGACGAGGAATCCATTCGCAGCTTTATCGTCATTAACTTGAAACGTAACGGTTTTGAGGTGTTGGAGGCGTCGGAAGGGCATGAGGCTCTGAATATTTTGAACACGGTGCGGGATATTGATATTGCACTGCTCGACGTAATGGTACCCGGTATGGATGGTTTTGAGGTCTGTCGGAGAATCCGGGAAACGAATGAGCGCATCGGCATTATTTTTCTCACAGCGAAAGTACAGGAGCAGGATAAGGTGTATGCCTTGTCTGTAGGGGCCGATGATCATGTGAGCAAGCCTTTTAGCCCGACGGAGCTGATTGCACGTATTCAATCGTTATTGCGTCGGGTGAATGTACATCGTGAAACAGCAGCCAAAGTATCCTTCCAATCCGGACCGTTCACGCTAGATTTGATTGCTAAGCAATTTAAGAAGAGCGGGCAGCTGATCGAGTTGACACCGACTGAGTTTTCCCTGATTCAATTTTTTCTCGAAAAAGAAAACACGCCGCTCAGCCGAGATGTTCTACTTGACCACGTATGGGGCAAGGAATATATGGGCGATCCGAAAATTGTGGATGTGAACATCCGACGTCTGCGGCAGAAAATTGAAAACAATCCATCCGAGCCAGCTTTTTTACAAACAGTCTGGGGACATGGATATAAATGGAAAGGTCAGTCTCAATGA